Within Nitrososphaerales archaeon, the genomic segment TCAAGTGTAGAGATGACCTTCTCCAATTCTTTTAACCTATTTTCAATGAATGATATGGTTTCATCATAGGTCTTCTCGATGGTGGTATTTGCACCGACATTCACCACTAACTTAGTTGGAGGGAGTATATTCGCCTTTACAAATACGCCTCCACCAATCGGTGTAAGAGCTTCGGAGTTACTATCTTTAGGCAAACTCTTTAACGCTTCAAGAGCGGCACGATTATCCATGATAGCATTGGCTACTATAGAGATCTGTGAGTTCACCACGTTCAATTGGGCTTCAACCATCCTCAATTCAGCGATCAGTGATTGTAG encodes:
- the pfdA gene encoding prefoldin subunit alpha, with the protein product MNQINLNDEERLQSLIAELRMVEAQLNVVNSQISIVANAIMDNRAALEALKSLPKDSNSEALTPIGGGVFVKANILPPTKLVVNVGANTTIEKTYDETISFIENRLKELEKVISTLEDQRISYAKRVEELRLLISKMVEEIQRRQG